A genomic region of Lates calcarifer isolate ASB-BC8 linkage group LG9, TLL_Latcal_v3, whole genome shotgun sequence contains the following coding sequences:
- the olfm1b gene encoding olfactomedin 1b isoform X1, translating into MSVPLLKIGVVLSTMAMITNWMSQTLPSLVGLNTTKLTAAQGGYPDRSTGVLPANPEESWQVYSSAQDSEGRCVCTVVAPQQSMCSRDARTKQLRQLLEKVQNMTQSIQVLDQRTQRDLQYVEKMEVQLRGLETKFRQVEENHKQNIAKQYKAIKAKMEELRPLIPVLEEYKADAKLVLQFKEEVQNLTSVLSELQEEMGAYDYEELHNRVSNLEERLRACMQKLACGKLTGISDPITIKTSGSRFGSWMTDPLAPEGDTRVWYMDGYHNNRFVREYKSMQDFMTSDNFTSHRLPHPWSGTGQVVYNGSIYFNKFQSHVIIKFDFRTSSISKARQLDYAGFNNAYHYAWGGHSDIDLMVDEGGLWAVYATNQNAGNIVISKLNPNTLQIIKSWTTNHPKRSAGESFMICGTLYVTNGYSGGTKVYYAYSTNSSTYEYIDIAFQNKYSHISMLDYNPRDRALYAWNNGHQVLYNVTLFHVIRSEEL; encoded by the exons ATGTCGGTGCCTTTGCTGAAGATCGGCGTCGTGCTCAGCACCATGGCGATGATTACCAACTGGATGTCGCAGACCCTCCCCTCTCTGGTGGGGCTCAATACTACCAAGCTCACGGCGGCACAGGGAGGTTATCCAGACCGGAGCACAGGA GTGTTGCCAGCGAACCCAGAGGAATCGTGGCAGGTGTACAGTTCAGCCCAGGATAGTGAGGGAAGGTGTGTCTGCACTGTGGTGGCACCCCAGCAGTCCATGTGCTCACGGGATGCCCGCACCAAACAACTGAGGCAGCTGTTAGAGAAG GTCCAGAACATGACCCAGTCCATCCAGGTGCTGGACCAGCGGACCCAGAGGGACCTGCAGTATGTGGAAAAGATGGAGGTCCAGCTCCGCGGTCTGGAAACTAAGTTCAGGCAGGTGGAGGAGAACCACAAGCAGAACATCGCCAAGCAATACAAG GCCATAAAAGCGAAAATGGAGGAGCTTAGACCGTTGATACCAGTGTTGGAGGAGTACAAAGCCGATGCCAAATTGGTATTGCAGTTTAAGGAGGAGGTCCAGAATCTGACGTCAGTTCTAAGCGAACTTCAGGAGGAGATGGGGGCCTATGACTACGAGGAGCTCCACAACAGAGTGTCAAATCTTGAGGAGAGACTCCGAGCATGCATGCAAAAATTAG CATGCGGCAAACTGACGGGCATCAGTGATCCCATCACTATCAAGACGTCTGGATCCAGGTTCGGTTCCTGGATGACTGACCCTCTGGCACCTGAAGGAGATACACGG GTCTGGTACATGGATGGTTACCACAACAACCGTTTTGTGCGGGAGTACAAGTCGATGCAGGACTTCATGACGTCAGACAACTTTACGTCCCACCGGCTGCCCCACCCGTGGTCAGGAACAGGTCAGGTGGTCTACAACGGCTCCATCTACTTCAATAAATTCCAGAGCCACGTCATCATCAAGTTCGACTTCCGCACCTCTTCCATCAGCAAGGCCCGGCAGCTCGACTATGCTGGCTTCAACAATGCCTATCACTACGCCTGGGGCGGCCACTCTGATATTGACCTAATGGTGGACGAGGGAGGCCTGTGGGCTGTCTACGCCACCAACCAGAACGCTGGCAATATTGTCATCAGCAAGCTGAACCCCAACACGCTGCAGATCATCAAGAGCTGGACCACCAACCACCCGAAAAGGAGCGCCGGTGAGTCTTTTATGATCTGCGGAACGCTCTACGTCACCAACGGCTACTCGGGAGGAACCAAGGTCTACTACGCCTACTCCACCAATTCCTCTACCTACGAGTACATCGACATTGCCTTCCAGAATAAGTACTCACACATCTCCATGCTGGATTACAACCCGCGTGACCGTGCCCTCTATGCTTGGAACAATGGCCACCAGGTCCTCTACAACGTCACACTGTTCCATGTGATCCGCTCAGAAGAACTGTAA
- the olfm1b gene encoding olfactomedin 1b isoform X2 has product MQPASKLLTLILLIFMGTELTQVLPANPEESWQVYSSAQDSEGRCVCTVVAPQQSMCSRDARTKQLRQLLEKVQNMTQSIQVLDQRTQRDLQYVEKMEVQLRGLETKFRQVEENHKQNIAKQYKAIKAKMEELRPLIPVLEEYKADAKLVLQFKEEVQNLTSVLSELQEEMGAYDYEELHNRVSNLEERLRACMQKLACGKLTGISDPITIKTSGSRFGSWMTDPLAPEGDTRVWYMDGYHNNRFVREYKSMQDFMTSDNFTSHRLPHPWSGTGQVVYNGSIYFNKFQSHVIIKFDFRTSSISKARQLDYAGFNNAYHYAWGGHSDIDLMVDEGGLWAVYATNQNAGNIVISKLNPNTLQIIKSWTTNHPKRSAGESFMICGTLYVTNGYSGGTKVYYAYSTNSSTYEYIDIAFQNKYSHISMLDYNPRDRALYAWNNGHQVLYNVTLFHVIRSEEL; this is encoded by the exons GTGTTGCCAGCGAACCCAGAGGAATCGTGGCAGGTGTACAGTTCAGCCCAGGATAGTGAGGGAAGGTGTGTCTGCACTGTGGTGGCACCCCAGCAGTCCATGTGCTCACGGGATGCCCGCACCAAACAACTGAGGCAGCTGTTAGAGAAG GTCCAGAACATGACCCAGTCCATCCAGGTGCTGGACCAGCGGACCCAGAGGGACCTGCAGTATGTGGAAAAGATGGAGGTCCAGCTCCGCGGTCTGGAAACTAAGTTCAGGCAGGTGGAGGAGAACCACAAGCAGAACATCGCCAAGCAATACAAG GCCATAAAAGCGAAAATGGAGGAGCTTAGACCGTTGATACCAGTGTTGGAGGAGTACAAAGCCGATGCCAAATTGGTATTGCAGTTTAAGGAGGAGGTCCAGAATCTGACGTCAGTTCTAAGCGAACTTCAGGAGGAGATGGGGGCCTATGACTACGAGGAGCTCCACAACAGAGTGTCAAATCTTGAGGAGAGACTCCGAGCATGCATGCAAAAATTAG CATGCGGCAAACTGACGGGCATCAGTGATCCCATCACTATCAAGACGTCTGGATCCAGGTTCGGTTCCTGGATGACTGACCCTCTGGCACCTGAAGGAGATACACGG GTCTGGTACATGGATGGTTACCACAACAACCGTTTTGTGCGGGAGTACAAGTCGATGCAGGACTTCATGACGTCAGACAACTTTACGTCCCACCGGCTGCCCCACCCGTGGTCAGGAACAGGTCAGGTGGTCTACAACGGCTCCATCTACTTCAATAAATTCCAGAGCCACGTCATCATCAAGTTCGACTTCCGCACCTCTTCCATCAGCAAGGCCCGGCAGCTCGACTATGCTGGCTTCAACAATGCCTATCACTACGCCTGGGGCGGCCACTCTGATATTGACCTAATGGTGGACGAGGGAGGCCTGTGGGCTGTCTACGCCACCAACCAGAACGCTGGCAATATTGTCATCAGCAAGCTGAACCCCAACACGCTGCAGATCATCAAGAGCTGGACCACCAACCACCCGAAAAGGAGCGCCGGTGAGTCTTTTATGATCTGCGGAACGCTCTACGTCACCAACGGCTACTCGGGAGGAACCAAGGTCTACTACGCCTACTCCACCAATTCCTCTACCTACGAGTACATCGACATTGCCTTCCAGAATAAGTACTCACACATCTCCATGCTGGATTACAACCCGCGTGACCGTGCCCTCTATGCTTGGAACAATGGCCACCAGGTCCTCTACAACGTCACACTGTTCCATGTGATCCGCTCAGAAGAACTGTAA